Proteins found in one Leptidea sinapis chromosome 23, ilLepSina1.1, whole genome shotgun sequence genomic segment:
- the LOC126971292 gene encoding LOW QUALITY PROTEIN: uncharacterized protein LOC126971292 (The sequence of the model RefSeq protein was modified relative to this genomic sequence to represent the inferred CDS: substituted 10 bases at 10 genomic stop codons), with protein sequence MKYHXXIMNXTCRTKQIRIVRVSLCSVHKRPEAINFHKSKRAQNXIEANGKIEKVQWQQAQTVYIEGGXVHVMCSEFRRLCLXHAVFXVTGSKVKQNIRQVEKVREVIQTEPHYDHFLKRKSVNDDPXVVXERQXHNHGPVIAQAAGRVEHK encoded by the exons ATGAAATATcactaataaataatgaattaaaCTTGTCGAACGAAACAAATTCGGATAGTTCGTGTGTCTCTCTGTTCTGTCCATAAACGCCCAGAAGCGATAAATTTTCACAAGTCGAAAAGAGCGCAGAATTGAATTGAAGCCAATGGAAAGATAGAGAAAGTCCAGTGGCAACAAGCACAGACAGTCTATATAGAAGGTGGTTGAGTTCATGTAATGTGCTCTGAGTTTCGCCGGCTCTGTTTGTAACACGCCGTCTTCTAAGTAACCGGTTCGAAAGTGAAACAGAATATCCGCCAGGTAGAGAAAGTCCGAGAAGTAATCCAAACAGAACCACACTATGATC ATTTCTTGAAACGCAAATCTGTAAACGATGACCCATAGGTTGTATAAGAACGCCAGTGACACAACCATGGACCAGTAATAGCACAGGCGGCCGGCCGGGTCGAACACAAATGA